In Salinigranum marinum, one DNA window encodes the following:
- a CDS encoding glutaredoxin family protein, producing the protein MSELVLYELPGCPFCAKVKNKLSELGLEYESREVPRSHGERTEVEEISGQTGVPVLVDEAHDVDGMPESGDIVAYLEETYGAGAS; encoded by the coding sequence ATGTCAGAGCTCGTCCTCTACGAACTGCCCGGCTGTCCCTTCTGTGCGAAGGTGAAGAACAAGCTCTCCGAACTCGGTCTGGAGTACGAGTCCCGCGAGGTGCCGCGTTCGCACGGTGAGCGGACGGAGGTCGAAGAGATCAGCGGACAGACCGGGGTCCCGGTCCTCGTCGACGAAGCGCACGACGTCGACGGCATGCCGGAGTCCGGCGACATCGTCGCCTACCTCGAAGAGACGTACGGGGCGGGCGCGAGCTAA
- a CDS encoding aryl-sulfate sulfotransferase yields MPSRQRWAVRVVALLVVFGLLTPVAASALTYQPDPRSDLQSGRITSPANGTTVVSVQGYVFDGNTNPKKPARIIGIGERGETKWVHDDSVDNGAWFFDVDPLPNGNLLVSSPRAGDTVVYEFDPDSQRRVWQQGFDMTDTHDVDRLSDDELLIANMREWNATSETSGDRIVVYNRTTEEITWEWYFRDHFPASTDGGYNDDWSHVNDVDYIGDDRILLSPRNFDQAIVVDMDSGEIVQRLGSDDEYEILREQHNPDYLVSEDGTPTMLVADSGNNRVVEYARENGTWVRTWSVGSNTLNWPRDADRLPNGNTLITDTLNHRVMEVTPRGEVVWEYYATWGPYDAERVAHGDESSGPTIRDMNASGTYDITGSAELAPGGDDRVSFPARMRATFAETPIEGPMTAVATRWAHLAPWFRPVWMSSWDFASALGAGFVLLGWGVVEAVVARKRIVAALRSAVGRGSSQG; encoded by the coding sequence ATGCCCTCTCGTCAGCGGTGGGCCGTCCGCGTCGTCGCCCTCCTGGTCGTCTTTGGACTCCTGACTCCCGTCGCGGCCTCCGCGCTCACCTACCAGCCCGACCCCCGCTCGGATCTCCAGTCCGGCCGCATCACCAGCCCCGCCAACGGGACGACCGTCGTCAGCGTGCAGGGGTACGTCTTCGACGGCAACACCAACCCGAAAAAGCCCGCCCGCATCATCGGGATCGGTGAGCGGGGCGAGACCAAGTGGGTCCACGACGACTCGGTCGACAACGGCGCGTGGTTCTTCGACGTCGATCCGCTGCCGAACGGCAACCTCCTCGTCTCGTCGCCGCGGGCCGGCGACACCGTCGTCTACGAGTTCGACCCCGACAGCCAACGTCGCGTGTGGCAACAGGGCTTCGACATGACTGACACCCACGACGTCGATCGCCTGAGCGACGACGAACTGCTCATCGCCAACATGCGCGAGTGGAACGCCACCTCGGAGACGAGCGGCGACCGAATCGTCGTGTACAACCGCACGACCGAGGAGATCACGTGGGAGTGGTACTTCCGCGACCACTTCCCCGCGAGTACCGACGGCGGCTACAACGACGACTGGAGCCACGTCAACGACGTCGACTACATCGGCGACGACCGGATCCTGCTGTCGCCGCGGAACTTCGATCAGGCGATCGTCGTCGACATGGACTCCGGCGAAATCGTCCAGCGACTCGGTTCGGATGACGAGTACGAGATCCTCCGCGAACAGCACAACCCGGACTACCTCGTCTCCGAGGACGGCACCCCGACGATGCTCGTCGCCGACAGCGGGAACAACCGGGTCGTCGAGTACGCACGCGAGAACGGCACGTGGGTCCGGACGTGGAGCGTCGGGTCGAACACGCTCAACTGGCCCCGTGACGCCGACCGCCTCCCCAACGGGAACACCCTCATCACCGACACGCTCAACCACCGTGTGATGGAGGTGACGCCTCGTGGCGAGGTCGTCTGGGAGTACTACGCCACCTGGGGGCCGTACGACGCCGAACGCGTCGCCCACGGCGACGAGTCGTCGGGGCCGACGATCCGCGATATGAACGCGAGCGGCACGTACGACATCACCGGGAGCGCCGAACTCGCCCCCGGCGGCGACGACCGCGTCTCCTTCCCCGCGCGGATGCGCGCGACGTTCGCCGAGACGCCCATCGAAGGCCCCATGACCGCCGTCGCCACCCGCTGGGCACATCTCGCCCCGTGGTTCCGCCCCGTCTGGATGTCCAGCTGGGACTTCGCGTCCGCCCTCGGCGCGGGGTTCGTCCTCCTCGGCTGGGGGGTCGTCGAAGCCGTCGTCGCCCGGAAGCGGATCGTCGCGGCGCTCCGGAGCGCCGTCGGACGCGGTTCCAGCCAGGGGTGA
- a CDS encoding NCS2 family permease, producing MGLEQTLVDYFDIDQYDTTVRTEILAGVTTFLTMSYIVIVNPAILAGIPDVKPGIIIPGFDPAAVRSMLAVVTILAAAVATLTMALYANRPFGQAPGLGLNAFFAFTVVGALGIPWQTALAAVVVEGLIFIVLTAIGAREYVIKVFPEPVKFAVGTGIGLFLALIGLEEMNIVAADPATYVTLGPVAADPIAILSVVGLFLTFALYARGIRGSIIVGIVLTTVLGWIVTQAGLVAPDAGLVAAPTAAQYDITPLAGAFVAGLGNVEAFSFALIVFTFFFVDFFDTAGTLTGVSQVAGFLDDDGNLPDIDRPLMADAVGTTVGGMLGTSTVTTYIESASGVEEGGRTGLTALTVGLLFVASLAVVPLAAAIPLYASHIALVVIGVVMLRNVVDIAWDDITYTVPAGMTILIMPFTFSIAYGIAAGIISYPIVKVAAGELDDVRAGHWVLAAAFVVYFVVRTSGVLAAQV from the coding sequence ATGGGGCTGGAACAGACCCTCGTCGACTACTTCGACATCGACCAGTACGACACCACCGTCCGGACCGAGATCCTCGCCGGGGTGACGACGTTCCTGACGATGAGCTACATCGTGATCGTCAACCCCGCGATCCTCGCGGGGATCCCCGATGTGAAGCCCGGCATCATCATTCCGGGGTTCGATCCCGCCGCGGTCCGCTCGATGCTCGCCGTCGTCACCATCCTCGCGGCGGCCGTCGCCACGCTGACGATGGCGCTGTACGCGAACCGTCCGTTCGGGCAGGCACCCGGTCTCGGCCTCAACGCCTTCTTCGCGTTCACCGTCGTCGGCGCGCTCGGCATCCCGTGGCAGACCGCCCTCGCTGCCGTCGTCGTCGAGGGGCTCATCTTCATCGTTCTCACCGCCATCGGCGCCCGTGAGTACGTCATCAAGGTGTTCCCCGAACCGGTGAAGTTCGCCGTCGGCACCGGGATCGGACTCTTCCTCGCGCTCATCGGCCTCGAAGAGATGAACATCGTCGCCGCGGATCCGGCGACGTACGTCACGCTCGGCCCGGTCGCCGCCGACCCCATCGCCATCCTCTCGGTCGTCGGCCTCTTCCTCACGTTCGCGCTGTACGCCCGCGGGATCCGCGGGTCGATCATCGTCGGCATCGTCCTCACGACGGTGCTGGGGTGGATCGTCACCCAGGCCGGCCTCGTCGCCCCCGACGCCGGCCTCGTCGCCGCGCCGACGGCCGCGCAGTACGACATCACGCCGCTCGCCGGGGCGTTCGTCGCCGGCCTCGGGAACGTCGAGGCCTTCTCGTTCGCGCTCATCGTCTTCACGTTCTTCTTCGTCGACTTCTTCGACACCGCGGGCACCCTCACGGGAGTGTCGCAGGTCGCTGGCTTCCTCGACGACGATGGCAACCTGCCCGACATCGACCGGCCGCTGATGGCCGACGCCGTCGGGACGACCGTTGGAGGCATGCTCGGCACCTCGACGGTGACGACGTACATCGAAAGCGCCTCTGGCGTCGAAGAGGGCGGTCGGACGGGGCTGACGGCGCTCACCGTCGGCCTGCTGTTCGTCGCCTCCCTCGCCGTCGTCCCGCTCGCCGCGGCGATCCCGCTGTACGCCTCCCACATCGCGCTCGTCGTCATCGGCGTCGTGATGCTCCGCAACGTCGTCGACATCGCCTGGGACGACATCACCTACACCGTGCCCGCCGGCATGACGATCCTCATCATGCCCTTCACGTTCTCTATCGCCTACGGCATCGCCGCGGGCATCATCTCCTACCCGATCGTGAAGGTCGCCGCCGGCGAACTCGACGACGTCCGCGCCGGCCACTGGGTGCTCGCCGCCGCGTTCGTCGTCTACTTCGTCGTCCGCACCAGCGGCGTGCTCGCTGCGCAGGTGTAG
- a CDS encoding phosphoribosyltransferase family protein — protein sequence MNRAEKAALQLQAVAVLRMLKETRTYDELAALTELPAGDLNRYVNGHVLPGVDRARQVVDGVGREALATELEARVTFDDEGYVDNSGVVFDQSFLDLVAPVAANAFGFERPDVVLTAATDGITLGAAMASYFDARLAYAKKSKETAVEEFIESRQRLDSGIELTYYLPAAALSPGQSVLVVDDLIRSGETQELLLDIAAQADADLVGVFALIAVSDEGVSRARDRTDAPVASLASFD from the coding sequence ATGAACAGAGCGGAGAAGGCGGCCCTCCAGTTGCAGGCGGTCGCGGTCCTTCGGATGTTGAAGGAGACACGGACGTACGACGAACTCGCCGCCCTGACGGAGTTACCGGCGGGAGACCTCAACCGATACGTCAACGGACACGTCCTCCCGGGTGTCGACCGCGCCCGCCAGGTCGTCGACGGCGTGGGGCGCGAGGCGCTGGCGACGGAACTCGAAGCGCGGGTGACGTTCGACGACGAGGGGTACGTCGACAACTCCGGCGTCGTCTTCGATCAGTCCTTCCTCGACCTCGTCGCGCCCGTCGCGGCCAACGCCTTCGGCTTCGAGCGCCCCGACGTCGTGCTGACCGCCGCCACCGACGGGATCACCCTCGGCGCGGCGATGGCGTCGTACTTCGACGCCCGCCTCGCGTACGCGAAGAAGTCGAAGGAGACGGCCGTCGAGGAGTTCATCGAATCCCGACAGCGGCTCGACTCGGGCATCGAACTCACCTACTACCTCCCGGCGGCGGCGCTTTCTCCCGGGCAGTCGGTGCTCGTCGTCGACGACCTCATCCGCTCGGGCGAGACCCAGGAACTCCTCTTGGACATCGCCGCGCAGGCCGACGCGGACCTCGTCGGCGTCTTCGCGCTCATCGCCGTCAGTGACGAGGGCGTCTCGCGGGCCCGCGACCGCACCGATGCACCCGTCGCGTCGCTCGCGTCGTTCGACTGA
- the pyrE gene encoding orotate phosphoribosyltransferase — protein MTNQELIAALTAADAVRFGEFELAHGGTSDYYVDKYLFETDAHCLELISRAFADRVGDARLAGVALGAVPLVAVTSVETGNPYVIVRKKTKEYGTAKRIEGRFEAGEEVVVLEDIATTGQSALDAVAALRDAGAVVERVLVVVDREEGARERLADHGVELESLVSASELLADHDVDAS, from the coding sequence ATGACGAACCAGGAACTCATCGCGGCGCTCACGGCCGCTGACGCAGTTCGGTTCGGCGAGTTCGAACTCGCTCATGGGGGCACCTCGGACTACTACGTCGACAAGTACCTCTTCGAGACCGACGCGCACTGTCTGGAACTCATCTCCCGGGCGTTCGCCGATCGCGTCGGCGACGCGAGGCTCGCGGGCGTCGCCCTCGGGGCCGTCCCGCTCGTGGCGGTCACGAGCGTCGAGACGGGAAATCCGTACGTGATCGTCCGGAAGAAGACGAAGGAGTACGGCACGGCGAAGCGGATCGAGGGCCGGTTCGAGGCGGGCGAAGAGGTCGTCGTCCTCGAGGACATCGCCACGACGGGGCAGAGCGCCCTCGACGCCGTCGCGGCGCTTCGGGACGCCGGCGCGGTCGTCGAACGGGTACTGGTCGTCGTCGACCGCGAGGAGGGCGCACGGGAACGACTCGCCGACCACGGCGTCGAACTGGAGTCGCTCGTGTCGGCGTCGGAACTGCTCGCCGATCACGACGTCGACGCGTCTTGA
- a CDS encoding CDP-2,3-bis-(O-geranylgeranyl)-sn-glycerol synthase: MLVPLVVGALWAMLPAYVPNNAAVLAGGGPPIDGGRTWGGRRLLGDGKTWRGTAAGTVAGSLVALLLNQVAPVVERLLGFALPAFPLRVAFTLAFGAMLGDMTASFVKRRTGRERGAAFPGVDQLDFVVGALGLTALAAPAWFAATFPLPVLVVVLVATPVLHVVTNAIAYLLGLKAEPW; this comes from the coding sequence ATGCTCGTCCCCCTCGTCGTCGGCGCACTGTGGGCGATGCTCCCCGCGTATGTCCCCAACAACGCGGCCGTGCTCGCCGGCGGCGGCCCTCCCATCGACGGCGGGCGGACCTGGGGCGGCCGCCGCCTCCTCGGCGACGGCAAGACCTGGCGCGGGACCGCCGCCGGCACGGTCGCCGGCAGCCTCGTCGCGCTCCTGTTGAACCAGGTCGCCCCGGTCGTCGAGCGGCTCCTCGGGTTCGCGCTCCCGGCGTTCCCGCTCCGGGTCGCGTTCACGCTCGCGTTCGGCGCGATGCTCGGCGACATGACCGCGTCGTTCGTCAAGCGACGGACGGGCCGCGAACGTGGCGCGGCGTTTCCCGGCGTCGACCAACTGGACTTCGTCGTCGGCGCGCTCGGACTCACCGCGCTCGCCGCCCCCGCCTGGTTCGCCGCGACGTTCCCCCTCCCGGTGCTCGTCGTCGTCCTCGTCGCGACGCCCGTCCTCCACGTCGTGACGAACGCCATCGCCTACCTGCTCGGACTGAAAGCCGAGCCGTGGTAG
- a CDS encoding DUF502 domain-containing protein, with product MSSWRRDFASGLVVLVPILVILFVVNWLYSQLASLPVIRDLEQPFGVLVAIVVFTMLVLSVGYLMRTTAGRLFEAGLDNVMNRVPLVRVLYNASKLAVETALTGTEDLQKPVRLEVWPGVRMTAFKTGKRTKDGREVLFMPTAPNITTGFVMEVESEDITETDERVEEALTRILSAGFAEEDHGVEIDVFEEPDSDGESSGSVDITTESS from the coding sequence ATGTCCTCGTGGAGACGCGATTTCGCCTCGGGCCTGGTCGTTTTAGTCCCGATACTCGTGATCCTGTTCGTCGTCAACTGGCTCTACTCGCAGCTCGCGTCCCTGCCCGTCATCCGCGACCTCGAACAGCCGTTCGGCGTCCTCGTCGCCATCGTCGTCTTCACGATGCTCGTTCTCTCGGTGGGCTACCTGATGCGCACGACGGCCGGCCGCCTCTTCGAGGCCGGCCTCGACAACGTGATGAATCGCGTTCCCCTGGTGCGGGTGCTGTACAACGCCTCGAAGCTGGCCGTCGAAACCGCGCTCACGGGGACCGAAGACCTCCAGAAGCCCGTCCGTCTGGAGGTGTGGCCCGGCGTCCGCATGACGGCGTTCAAGACGGGCAAACGAACGAAGGACGGCCGGGAGGTGCTGTTCATGCCGACCGCGCCGAACATCACCACCGGCTTCGTGATGGAGGTCGAATCGGAGGACATCACGGAGACGGACGAGCGCGTCGAGGAGGCGCTCACCCGCATCCTCTCGGCTGGGTTCGCCGAGGAGGACCACGGCGTCGAGATCGACGTCTTCGAGGAACCCGACTCGGACGGCGAGTCGTCGGGATCGGTCGACATCACGACCGAGTCGTCCTGA
- a CDS encoding branched-chain amino acid transaminase: MSFDEMDVDTIWQDGEFVDWDDAQIHVLTHGLHYGTGVFEGVRCYDTEEGPAIFRWEEHLERFYQSGKPYNMEIPFSREELTEATLELIRRQDLESCYIRPIAFYGYDSLGVSPRDCPVDVAIAAWPWGAYLGEEALEQGVDVMVSSWRKHASSQIPTNAKTTGLYVNSLLAGEEARRNGYVEAIVLNKEGQVAEGPGENIFLVRDGEIYTPGLSQSILDGITRQTAITLAREHGYTVHDDATISRGELNTADELFFTGTAAEVTPIRKVDNVVIGDGSRGPVTEELQQAFFDLVERRTDAHEEWFTYVE, translated from the coding sequence ATGAGCTTCGACGAGATGGACGTCGATACGATCTGGCAGGACGGCGAGTTCGTCGACTGGGACGACGCGCAGATCCACGTCCTGACGCACGGTCTCCACTACGGCACCGGCGTCTTCGAGGGTGTCCGGTGTTACGACACGGAGGAGGGCCCGGCGATCTTCCGCTGGGAGGAACACCTCGAACGGTTCTACCAGTCGGGCAAGCCGTACAACATGGAGATCCCTTTCTCGCGGGAGGAACTGACCGAGGCGACGCTGGAACTCATCCGCCGCCAGGACTTAGAGTCGTGTTACATCCGTCCCATCGCCTTCTATGGGTACGACTCGCTCGGCGTGAGCCCCCGGGACTGCCCTGTCGACGTCGCGATCGCCGCGTGGCCGTGGGGTGCGTACCTCGGCGAAGAGGCGCTCGAACAGGGCGTCGACGTGATGGTCTCGTCGTGGCGCAAGCACGCGTCGAGTCAGATCCCCACGAACGCGAAGACGACGGGGCTGTACGTCAACTCCCTCCTCGCCGGTGAGGAAGCGCGGAGAAACGGCTACGTCGAAGCGATCGTCCTCAACAAGGAGGGCCAGGTCGCCGAGGGACCGGGCGAGAACATCTTCCTCGTCCGCGACGGCGAGATCTACACCCCGGGACTCTCCCAGAGTATTTTGGATGGAATCACCCGACAGACCGCGATCACCCTCGCTCGCGAACACGGCTACACCGTCCACGACGACGCCACCATCTCGCGCGGCGAACTCAACACCGCCGACGAACTGTTCTTTACGGGGACCGCCGCGGAGGTCACGCCGATCAGAAAAGTCGACAACGTCGTCATCGGCGACGGCTCACGCGGCCCCGTCACCGAGGAACTCCAGCAGGCCTTCTTCGATCTCGTGGAGCGTCGCACCGACGCCCACGAGGAGTGGTTCACCTACGTCGAGTAG
- a CDS encoding NAD(P)-dependent oxidoreductase, giving the protein MSIDTVLVTGATGRVGPAVVARLQEAYRVVGNSRSGGDVGDDHLRGDMTDPGDAYGVIARSDADAVVHLGMLSDPDQAPGHTTFRSTVQSTYQVLEASEAFGVESVVLASSMSALGAGFDPDPVRLSYLPVDEDHPLTPRDPYGLAKQVMEVTAEGVGRRTDAPTITSVRVPWMPRESEVQAAFVEANRSLAAVREHESYHSIHNTLFAYLHAADAADLVAHAVEADHAGHEVVWAAAADTTVDCPTAELVAREYPGVELHEEFEGHESLVSTAKARDLLGWEPRRGWRAL; this is encoded by the coding sequence ATGTCCATCGACACCGTCCTCGTGACGGGCGCGACCGGCCGTGTCGGCCCGGCCGTCGTCGCTCGCCTCCAGGAAGCGTACCGCGTCGTCGGCAACTCCCGTTCCGGTGGCGACGTCGGCGACGACCACCTCCGCGGTGACATGACCGACCCCGGCGACGCGTACGGCGTCATCGCGAGAAGCGACGCCGACGCGGTCGTCCACCTCGGGATGCTGTCGGATCCCGACCAAGCGCCGGGCCACACGACGTTCAGGAGCACCGTCCAGAGCACGTACCAGGTCCTCGAAGCCAGCGAGGCGTTCGGGGTCGAAAGCGTCGTTCTGGCGTCGAGCATGAGCGCGCTCGGGGCGGGCTTCGACCCCGACCCCGTCCGTCTGTCGTATCTCCCGGTCGACGAGGACCACCCGCTCACCCCGCGGGACCCGTACGGACTCGCAAAACAGGTGATGGAAGTCACCGCCGAGGGGGTCGGTCGACGGACCGACGCCCCGACGATCACCTCGGTGCGCGTGCCGTGGATGCCGCGCGAGTCGGAGGTCCAGGCGGCGTTCGTCGAGGCAAACCGCTCGCTCGCGGCCGTGCGCGAACACGAGTCGTACCACTCGATCCACAACACGCTCTTCGCGTACCTGCACGCGGCTGACGCCGCCGACCTGGTCGCCCATGCCGTCGAAGCGGACCACGCGGGCCACGAGGTCGTCTGGGCGGCCGCGGCGGACACGACCGTCGACTGCCCCACCGCGGAACTCGTCGCCAGGGAGTATCCCGGCGTAGAGCTACACGAGGAGTTCGAGGGGCACGAGAGCCTGGTCTCGACGGCGAAGGCGCGGGACCTGCTCGGGTGGGAGCCCCGGCGGGGCTGGCGGGCGCTATAG
- the ribB gene encoding 3,4-dihydroxy-2-butanone-4-phosphate synthase, with translation MSPTSNTDLDAPEPVTRAVRAFRDGGPVLIHDAADREGETDIVYPAGAVTPDAVARLRNDAGGLVCVALGDGVAGTLDLPFLDAALEHPTAADHDLAYDTRSSFSLTVNHRDTFTGITDADRSLTITKLADVAAWIDADDGYDLADFADEFRSPGHVHLLRAASGLLDERRGHTELGIALARAAELPPAVVVCEMLDDGTGGARSTADARAYARRHGLVYVEGRDIVAEL, from the coding sequence ATGTCGCCGACCTCGAACACCGACCTCGACGCGCCCGAACCCGTCACCCGCGCCGTCCGGGCGTTCCGCGACGGCGGCCCGGTATTGATCCACGACGCCGCCGACCGCGAGGGGGAGACGGACATCGTCTACCCCGCCGGTGCGGTCACCCCCGACGCGGTCGCTCGCCTGCGGAACGACGCGGGGGGGCTCGTCTGCGTCGCTCTCGGCGACGGCGTGGCCGGCACGCTCGACCTCCCGTTCCTCGACGCGGCGCTGGAGCATCCGACCGCGGCCGACCACGACCTCGCGTACGACACGCGGTCGTCGTTCTCGCTGACGGTGAACCACCGCGACACGTTCACCGGGATCACGGACGCCGACCGGTCGCTGACTATTACCAAGCTCGCCGATGTCGCCGCGTGGATCGACGCAGACGACGGCTACGACCTCGCCGACTTCGCCGACGAGTTCCGCTCGCCCGGACACGTCCACCTGCTCCGTGCGGCGTCGGGGCTCCTCGACGAGCGCCGCGGTCACACCGAACTGGGCATCGCGCTCGCCCGTGCCGCCGAGCTCCCGCCCGCGGTCGTCGTCTGCGAGATGCTCGACGACGGGACGGGCGGCGCGCGGTCGACGGCCGACGCGCGGGCGTACGCCCGCCGTCACGGCCTCGTCTACGTCGAGGGCCGCGACATCGTCGCCGAGCTATAG
- a CDS encoding DUF120 domain-containing protein has product MSESAGTSVVGHDELAALKRVALDGGLMGPVKISCSGLASGLGTSSQTASRRLQRLDEAGYLDRDVVSDGQWVSVTEAGEAALRAEYTEYRQLFEEPDAVTLEGSVTGGMGEGRHYISLPGYMTQFRDRLGYEPFPGTLNVDLVPDSVRSRPGIRSLDAVPIDGWEDDERTFGPATCYAATLSSDGEAYEGAHIIVPDRTHHDETQLEVIAPDRLRDVLGLADGDEITVQVEAI; this is encoded by the coding sequence ATGTCAGAATCGGCAGGGACCTCCGTCGTCGGCCACGACGAGCTCGCCGCGCTGAAGCGGGTCGCGCTCGACGGTGGCCTGATGGGCCCCGTCAAGATCTCCTGTTCGGGGCTCGCCTCGGGACTGGGGACGTCGAGTCAGACCGCCTCCCGGCGGCTCCAGCGGCTCGACGAGGCCGGTTACCTCGACCGCGACGTCGTGAGCGACGGCCAGTGGGTGTCGGTGACCGAAGCGGGGGAGGCCGCGCTCCGCGCGGAGTACACCGAGTACCGCCAGCTGTTCGAAGAGCCCGACGCCGTCACGCTGGAGGGGTCGGTCACCGGCGGGATGGGTGAGGGCAGACACTACATCTCGTTGCCGGGCTACATGACCCAGTTCCGCGACCGGCTCGGGTACGAGCCGTTCCCCGGCACGCTCAACGTCGATCTCGTGCCCGACAGCGTCCGGTCACGACCCGGGATCCGCTCGCTCGACGCCGTCCCCATCGACGGCTGGGAGGACGACGAGCGGACGTTCGGTCCCGCGACGTGTTACGCCGCAACGCTCAGTTCGGACGGCGAGGCGTACGAGGGTGCCCACATCATCGTCCCCGACCGGACCCACCACGACGAGACCCAGCTGGAGGTGATCGCTCCCGACCGGCTCCGCGACGTGCTGGGGCTGGCGGATGGCGACGAGATCACCGTGCAGGTCGAGGCGATCTGA
- the argS gene encoding arginine--tRNA ligase yields MFREFRAEVEEALSAALDSLDLPTDDLGVEEPPEDVSATLASSVAFRLASEVGAPPPRIAADIVDAISTDASAYIGTVDTQGPYVNFHVTEAYDEATLDAAQDDGYGRLQSKETSVVVEHTSANPTGPVHVGRARNPILGDAIARCLDYAGYDVERHYYVNDAGRQVAVFTWAYETFDEDDLPDPERDRPDYELVRYYRKGNQWLDEADEAETEAAETEIEAIMQGLEAGDDETFERVGRVVDQVLSGMRQSLERLPAEFDAFVKETEFIRDGSADAVVSRLKETDNAVYEDDAWQLDLSDHGIDKRLVFLRSDGTTLYTTRDLAHHEWKFEHFDRAVTVLGEDHKLQAEQLKAALDVLGNDTSRLESTFYSWVNLPEGGMSTREGTGVDLDDLLDEAVARARDEVESRLDDRVRDDDLTDEDIDRIAHQVGIGAVRYDIVSKQPTKSITFEWERALDFEAQSAPYVQYVHARCCGILAEADVDGTVDASALTEPEEQALLRVIARFPARIEAAAADLEPHAIATYAREISETFNAFYRECPVLSAEDPEVRAARIALVRAARHTVANALDTLGVEAPTSM; encoded by the coding sequence ATGTTCAGAGAGTTCCGAGCGGAGGTCGAGGAGGCCCTCTCCGCGGCACTCGACTCCCTCGATCTGCCGACCGACGATCTCGGCGTCGAAGAACCACCCGAGGACGTCTCGGCCACCCTGGCTTCGAGCGTCGCGTTCCGGCTCGCAAGTGAGGTCGGGGCCCCGCCACCACGGATCGCCGCCGACATCGTCGACGCCATCTCGACCGACGCGTCCGCGTACATCGGCACGGTCGACACCCAGGGGCCGTACGTGAACTTCCACGTCACCGAGGCGTACGACGAGGCGACACTCGACGCCGCCCAGGACGACGGGTACGGCCGGCTCCAGTCGAAAGAAACGAGCGTCGTGGTCGAGCACACCTCCGCGAACCCGACGGGCCCGGTCCACGTCGGCCGCGCCCGCAATCCCATTTTGGGGGATGCCATCGCCCGCTGTCTCGACTACGCCGGCTACGACGTCGAACGGCACTACTACGTGAACGACGCGGGCCGACAGGTCGCCGTCTTCACCTGGGCGTACGAGACGTTCGACGAGGACGACCTGCCCGACCCCGAGCGCGACCGGCCGGACTACGAGCTCGTGCGGTACTACAGAAAGGGGAACCAGTGGCTCGACGAGGCCGACGAGGCCGAGACAGAGGCCGCCGAGACCGAGATCGAAGCCATCATGCAAGGGCTCGAAGCGGGGGACGACGAGACGTTCGAGCGCGTCGGCCGCGTCGTCGACCAGGTGTTGTCGGGGATGCGCCAGTCGCTCGAACGGCTCCCCGCCGAGTTCGACGCGTTCGTCAAGGAGACGGAGTTCATCCGCGACGGCTCCGCCGACGCGGTCGTCTCCCGACTCAAGGAGACCGACAACGCCGTCTACGAGGACGACGCGTGGCAGTTGGACCTCTCCGACCACGGGATCGATAAACGGCTCGTGTTCCTCCGGTCGGACGGGACGACGCTGTACACGACGCGCGACCTCGCCCACCACGAGTGGAAGTTCGAACATTTCGACCGCGCCGTGACCGTCCTCGGCGAGGATCACAAACTCCAGGCCGAGCAGTTGAAAGCGGCGCTCGACGTCCTCGGTAACGATACCTCGCGGCTGGAGTCGACGTTTTACTCGTGGGTGAACCTCCCCGAGGGCGGGATGTCCACGCGCGAGGGCACCGGCGTCGACCTCGACGACCTGCTCGACGAGGCCGTCGCCCGCGCCCGCGACGAGGTCGAATCCCGGCTCGACGACCGCGTCCGCGACGACGACCTCACGGACGAAGACATCGACCGCATCGCCCACCAGGTCGGCATCGGTGCGGTCCGCTACGACATCGTCTCGAAACAGCCGACGAAGTCGATCACCTTCGAGTGGGAGCGCGCGCTCGACTTCGAGGCGCAGTCCGCGCCGTACGTCCAGTACGTCCACGCGCGCTGCTGTGGGATCTTGGCCGAGGCCGACGTGGACGGGACGGTCGACGCGTCGGCGTTGACCGAACCCGAAGAACAGGCACTGCTCCGGGTCATCGCACGCTTCCCCGCGCGGATCGAAGCCGCCGCGGCGGACCTCGAACCGCACGCGATCGCCACCTACGCCCGGGAGATCAGCGAGACGTTCAACGCGTTCTACCGGGAGTGCCCGGTGCTGTCCGCCGAGGACCCCGAGGTGCGAGCGGCCCGCATCGCGCTCGTCCGCGCTGCTCGGCACACGGTCGCGAACGCCCTCGACACCCTCGGCGTCGAGGCCCCGACGTCGATGTAG